The nucleotide sequence GCCGCGGCGGGACCCGGATGGCGGCGTACCCGAACGACGGTCACCCGGGCCCGACCCGGGTGATGCGCCGAAAGAATTCGGGGACAGCATCGCCGGGGTCTGGGGCGAACCCTCATATGTTCGCACCGATGTCGCCGGAACACTAGGGGAAAGTTCGCCCGTGAGCGGGACGTGCGACCAGAGCGGCGAATGCCACCACCGCGGCTCCCGCCAGCAGAAGCGCGACGGGCGCTACGCTGCCGCGCCCTGAGGTCGCGATGAGAACGCCGCCCATCGCGGAGCCGGCGGCGATCCCGATGTTCAGGACCACGACGAAGAGGCCGGTCGCCGTCGGGCGGAACGTCGCAGACGCCGTCCTCGCCACCCGCGCTTGGAGGACAGGAGGCAGGCCGCCGATCCCGAACCCGACGAGCGCGGTGCCCGCCGCAGCCAGCGGCTGAGGGAGTCCGGATGCCGGCGCGATGGTGATCAGCAGGATCCCAGCCGGCACGGCGGCGACCAGGGCAAGCAGCGCGGTCGCCGGATACCGGTCGCTCAGCGCTCCGCCGAGGAGGAGTGCGACGGCGCCGGCGAGGCCGGCCATGAGCAGCACGGTACCGACACCGTCCGGCCCGATCCGGGCAGCGCCCAGCACCGGCACGATGTACGCGTACAGGGTCATGTACCCCGTCAACAGGAGCGCGCCTGCCGAGAGGAGCGCGGCCACCGGGATCGCCGAGCGATCGAGGGAGCGGGTCCGCGCCCCTCCCGTAGCTGCTCCCGGCAGCCGGGGAAGGCCCATGGCGAGCACGAGGGCGGAGACGATCACGAGGCCGGCCGCGCCCAGGAAAGCCCATTGCCACGCACCCGCCGCGGCCAGGGCGGCGCCCGCCGGGACCCCGAGGACGGAGGCGAGGGTTCCGCCACCGAGGACGATGGCCATGGCCCGGCCCAGCCGTTCTGGCGGGGTCAGCATCGGAACGTATGCGAAGACGACCGACCACGACACGGCGGCCGCGAGCGCCGAGACGAGGCGTGCCACGACCACGACGGCGAAGACGGGGACGACGGCGACGACGACGGTCGCGACCGCGAGCACGGCGAGCGAAACGACCAGCAGCGGCTTGCGGGGCACGTGCCGGGTGACCTGCATGGCGGGCACCGTGCCGATGACGATCGTCACGGCCCACACCGCGACCAGCGCGCCAACGGCTG is from Leifsonia sp. 466MF and encodes:
- a CDS encoding MFS transporter; this translates as MTASPASIASSSTARTRTPLLLGLGLALFASVSTELLPPALILGMSSTLGVDASAVGALVAVWAVTIVIGTVPAMQVTRHVPRKPLLVVSLAVLAVATVVVAVVPVFAVVVVARLVSALAAAVSWSVVFAYVPMLTPPERLGRAMAIVLGGGTLASVLGVPAGAALAAAGAWQWAFLGAAGLVIVSALVLAMGLPRLPGAATGGARTRSLDRSAIPVAALLSAGALLLTGYMTLYAYIVPVLGAARIGPDGVGTVLLMAGLAGAVALLLGGALSDRYPATALLALVAAVPAGILLITIAPASGLPQPLAAAGTALVGFGIGGLPPVLQARVARTASATFRPTATGLFVVVLNIGIAAGSAMGGVLIATSGRGSVAPVALLLAGAAVVAFAALVARPAHGRTFP